In one window of Pseudomonas putida DNA:
- the tolB gene encoding Tol-Pal system beta propeller repeat protein TolB, producing the protein MLCCVAGMAVAEEKNILVTSGSDRATPIAVVPFGLQGGSVLPEDMADIIGNDLRNSGYYAPIPRQNMISQPTQASEVIFRDWKALGAQYVMVGSIVPSGGRLQISYALFNVATEQQVLTGSVGGGVDQLRDMAHYIADQSFEKLTGIKGAFSTRMLYVTAERFSTNNTRYTLQRSDYDGARAVTLLQSREPILSPRFAPDGKRIAYVSFEQKRPRIFVQHIDTGRREQITNFEGLNGAPAWSPDGNRLAFVLSKDGNPDIYVMNMGSRQISRVTAGPGINTEPFWGKDGNTLYFTSDRGGKPQIYKTSVGGGGAERVTFVGNYNANPKLSADEKTLVMIHRQEGFTNFKVAAQDLQRGSVKILSETSLDESPTVAPNGTMLIYATRQQGRGVLMLVSLNGRVRLPLPTAQGEVREPSWSPYLN; encoded by the coding sequence ATGCTCTGCTGCGTGGCAGGCATGGCCGTGGCAGAGGAAAAGAACATCCTGGTCACCAGCGGCAGCGACCGGGCCACGCCCATCGCGGTAGTGCCGTTTGGTCTGCAGGGTGGCAGCGTGCTGCCGGAAGACATGGCCGACATTATCGGCAACGATCTGCGCAACTCCGGCTACTACGCGCCCATCCCGCGGCAGAACATGATCAGCCAGCCGACCCAGGCCAGCGAAGTCATCTTCCGTGACTGGAAAGCGCTGGGTGCCCAATACGTGATGGTCGGTAGCATCGTGCCGTCCGGTGGTCGCCTGCAGATCAGCTACGCGCTGTTCAACGTTGCGACCGAGCAACAGGTGCTGACCGGCAGTGTCGGTGGTGGCGTCGATCAACTGCGCGACATGGCGCACTACATCGCTGACCAGTCGTTCGAGAAGCTCACCGGTATCAAGGGTGCGTTCTCCACCCGCATGCTGTACGTGACCGCCGAGCGTTTCTCGACCAACAACACCCGCTACACCCTGCAGCGTTCCGACTACGACGGTGCCCGTGCAGTGACGCTGCTGCAGTCGCGCGAGCCCATCCTGTCGCCGCGTTTTGCGCCTGATGGCAAGCGTATCGCCTATGTTTCGTTCGAGCAGAAGCGTCCACGTATCTTCGTCCAGCACATCGATACCGGGCGCCGCGAGCAGATCACCAACTTCGAAGGCCTCAACGGTGCACCGGCCTGGTCGCCCGATGGCAATCGCCTGGCGTTCGTGCTGTCCAAGGACGGCAACCCGGACATCTATGTGATGAACATGGGTTCGCGTCAGATCAGCCGTGTTACGGCAGGCCCTGGTATCAATACCGAGCCGTTCTGGGGCAAGGATGGCAACACGCTGTACTTCACCTCCGACCGTGGTGGCAAGCCACAGATCTACAAGACGTCGGTGGGTGGCGGTGGCGCCGAGCGCGTCACTTTCGTTGGCAACTACAATGCCAACCCGAAACTGTCGGCGGATGAAAAGACCCTGGTAATGATTCATCGCCAGGAAGGTTTCACCAACTTCAAGGTGGCTGCCCAGGACTTGCAACGGGGAAGTGTAAAGATTCTTTCTGAAACGAGTCTTGATGAGTCTCCCACTGTTGCGCCTAACGGCACCATGCTAATCTACGCCACCCGCCAGCAGGGCCGGGGAGTCTTGATGCTCGTGTCGCTTAACGGCCGTGTGAGGCTCCCACTTCCTACCGCTCAAGGCGAAGTCAGAGAACCGTCCTGGTCCCCCTACCTGAACTGA
- the ybgF gene encoding tol-pal system protein YbgF: MRMCRRVVTVLALSLPLSAWAAVPVVDDNGGSYPPSGYGTSGAYAGAGASAPASAQGQLFLQLQQMQDQISRQQGIIEELQNDVSRMKQENLERYQDLDRRINSGAAPAATPDNSSTGGASDAAGAAAGASAAQQPAANGEPADPAKEKLFYDAAFDLIKQKDFDKASQAFSAFLRKYPNSQYAGNAQYWLGEVNLAKGDLQGAGQAFAKVSQLYPKHSKVPDSLYKLADVERRMGHTDKVKGILQQVITQYPGTSAAQLAQRDLQKL, from the coding sequence ATGCGTATGTGCCGTCGTGTTGTAACCGTCCTCGCCCTCAGCCTGCCGCTTTCTGCGTGGGCTGCGGTTCCTGTAGTTGATGACAACGGAGGCAGTTATCCGCCTTCGGGTTATGGCACGAGCGGCGCCTATGCCGGGGCAGGGGCTTCGGCCCCTGCTTCTGCACAGGGTCAGCTGTTCCTGCAGCTGCAACAGATGCAGGACCAGATTTCCCGTCAGCAAGGCATCATCGAAGAGCTGCAGAACGATGTGTCGCGCATGAAGCAGGAAAACCTGGAGCGATACCAGGATCTGGACCGCCGCATCAACAGTGGTGCCGCACCAGCCGCTACACCCGATAATTCCTCCACCGGTGGCGCATCCGATGCCGCAGGTGCCGCTGCCGGCGCAAGCGCTGCGCAGCAACCGGCTGCCAATGGCGAGCCGGCCGATCCGGCGAAAGAAAAGCTGTTCTACGATGCTGCTTTCGATCTGATCAAGCAGAAGGACTTCGACAAGGCCAGTCAGGCCTTCAGCGCCTTCCTGCGCAAGTATCCCAACAGCCAGTACGCCGGCAACGCGCAGTACTGGCTGGGTGAGGTCAACCTCGCCAAAGGCGACCTGCAAGGCGCCGGCCAGGCCTTCGCCAAGGTCAGCCAGTTGTACCCCAAGCACAGCAAGGTGCCTGACTCGCTGTACAAGTTGGCCGATGTCGAACGTCGCATGGGCCATACCGACAAGGTCAAGGGCATCCTGCAGCAAGTCATCACCCAGTACCCTGGCACCTCCGCCGCGCAACTGGCCCAGCGTGACCTGCAGAAGCTCTGA
- a CDS encoding CatB-related O-acetyltransferase — protein MDKLERAAEKIRLRYPRSTVGVGSYGIPEVTDFGDDAVLRIGNYTSIAAGVQVLLGGEHRTDWLTTYPFPAMIDGLEDIKDYAPSKGDVVIGSDCWICTNAVILSGVTIGHGAIVAAGAMVSRDVPPFAVVGGNPCKFIRWRFDEPVREALLEAAWWDWPMEEVKQVARMLSSADLDAFLGYARARQGR, from the coding sequence ATGGACAAGCTTGAGCGTGCGGCGGAGAAGATCCGCCTGCGCTATCCGCGTAGCACGGTCGGCGTGGGCAGTTATGGTATCCCCGAGGTCACCGATTTTGGTGATGATGCCGTCCTGCGCATCGGTAATTACACCTCCATCGCCGCAGGTGTTCAGGTGCTGTTGGGAGGCGAGCATCGAACCGACTGGCTGACTACCTATCCCTTTCCGGCAATGATCGACGGCCTGGAAGACATCAAGGATTACGCCCCCAGCAAGGGCGACGTGGTGATCGGCAGCGACTGCTGGATTTGCACCAACGCGGTGATCCTTTCCGGAGTCACCATCGGTCATGGCGCCATCGTTGCCGCCGGGGCGATGGTCTCCCGCGATGTACCGCCATTTGCCGTGGTCGGCGGCAACCCGTGCAAGTTCATCCGCTGGCGCTTCGACGAGCCGGTGCGCGAAGCCTTGCTGGAGGCGGCCTGGTGGGACTGGCCGATGGAAGAGGTCAAGCAGGTGGCGCGCATGCTCAGCAGCGCTGACCTGGACGCCTTCCTCGGCTACGCCAGAGCCCGTCAGGGCCGCTGA
- the queC gene encoding 7-cyano-7-deazaguanine synthase QueC: MTEKRAVILLSGGLDSATVVAMAKAEGYSCYTMSFDYGQRHRAELNAAARVARDLGVVEHKVIGLNLDGIGGSALTDSSIDVPEAPTEGIPVTYVPARNTVFLSLALGWAEVLQARDIFIGVNAVDYSGYPDCRPEFVEAFERMANLATKAGVEGQGFRIQAPLQNLSKAQIVEAGIARGVDYSLTVSCYQADDDGRACGKCDSCRLRAEGFKAAGVADPTRYF; encoded by the coding sequence ATGACTGAAAAACGTGCGGTAATCCTGCTGTCTGGCGGCCTGGACTCGGCCACTGTGGTCGCCATGGCCAAGGCCGAGGGCTACAGTTGCTACACCATGAGCTTCGATTACGGCCAGCGCCACCGCGCCGAGCTCAACGCCGCTGCGCGGGTGGCTCGCGATCTGGGCGTGGTCGAGCACAAGGTCATTGGCTTGAACCTCGATGGTATTGGCGGTTCGGCCCTCACTGACAGCAGCATCGATGTGCCTGAAGCACCTACCGAGGGTATTCCGGTCACTTATGTACCGGCGCGCAACACCGTATTCCTGTCGTTGGCGCTGGGTTGGGCGGAAGTGCTGCAAGCTCGTGACATCTTCATTGGCGTCAACGCTGTTGATTATTCGGGTTACCCCGATTGTCGCCCGGAGTTCGTCGAGGCCTTCGAGCGCATGGCCAACCTGGCTACCAAAGCGGGTGTGGAAGGGCAGGGGTTCCGCATCCAGGCGCCACTGCAGAACCTGAGCAAGGCGCAAATCGTCGAGGCCGGTATTGCCCGTGGGGTGGACTACAGTCTGACGGTTTCCTGCTATCAGGCAGATGATGATGGCCGCGCCTGCGGCAAGTGCGACAGCTGCCGCCTGCGGGCGGAAGGCTTCAAGGCCGCAGGTGTGGCCGATCCGACACGCTATTTTTGA
- the queE gene encoding 7-carboxy-7-deazaguanine synthase QueE, producing the protein MQDTLRITEVFYSLQGETRTAGLPTVFVRLTGCPLRCQYCDSAYAFSGGTLRTLDDILEQVAGFRPRYVCVTGGEPLAQPNALPLLERLCDAGYEVSLETSGALDISRVDTRVSRVVDLKTPGSEEVHRNRYENIEHLTSNDQVKFVICSREDYDWAVSKLIQYNLEERAGEVLFSPSHHQVSASDLADWIVADNLPVRFQLQLHKLLWNDEPGR; encoded by the coding sequence ATGCAAGACACATTACGTATCACCGAAGTCTTTTACTCGTTGCAGGGTGAAACGCGAACGGCTGGCTTGCCCACCGTGTTCGTGCGTTTGACCGGCTGCCCGCTGCGCTGCCAGTACTGCGACAGTGCCTACGCATTCAGTGGCGGCACACTGCGTACCCTCGACGACATTCTCGAGCAGGTCGCGGGCTTTCGTCCGCGCTATGTCTGCGTCACTGGGGGCGAACCGTTGGCCCAGCCCAACGCATTGCCTTTGCTTGAGCGCCTGTGCGATGCGGGCTATGAGGTTTCGCTGGAGACCAGCGGCGCGCTCGACATCTCGCGGGTAGACACGCGCGTCAGTCGCGTGGTCGACCTCAAGACCCCAGGTTCGGAAGAGGTTCACCGTAACCGCTACGAGAACATCGAACACCTGACGAGCAATGATCAGGTCAAGTTCGTCATCTGCTCCCGCGAGGACTACGACTGGGCAGTGTCCAAGCTGATCCAGTACAACCTCGAAGAACGGGCAGGTGAAGTCCTGTTCTCGCCCAGCCACCATCAGGTGAGCGCCAGCGACTTGGCCGACTGGATCGTCGCCGACAACCTGCCCGTGCGTTTCCAACTGCAACTGCACAAGTTGCTGTGGAACGACGAACCGGGCCGCTGA
- a CDS encoding N-acetylmuramoyl-L-alanine amidase, protein MDRRTFLQLLFAGCTLPVTRLVLANTAEQVRGAVLRQAAEGTTLLLDLSGPIPARTFTLEAPPRLVLDLQGAGLATSLDGLALKGTPIKAIRSAATADGGLRIVLDLRSPGISGELQTLARGRQLALRLGGLPVAAAVPTGKAVGNRAPPQGRDLLIVIDAGHGGKDPGAVGSGGEQEKLVALAIARLLARRIDAQKGFKARLVRNQDVFIPLRKRAEMAQRLNADLFISVHADAAPRRTASGASVFALSEHGATSTVARWMAQRENDADFVGVSSVLKKPPKDPVVAGVLLDMSMNATISTSLDLGHSVLGQLEGVAGLHQARVEQAGFAVLKSPSVPSILVETGFMSNARDCQRLQDPRHQRKVAEAIFAGLDKHFRRRAPDGSYLAALAAYRLAEPGAQG, encoded by the coding sequence ATGGACAGACGCACCTTCCTGCAGCTGCTGTTTGCCGGCTGCACCTTGCCTGTCACCCGCCTGGTGCTGGCAAACACCGCCGAGCAGGTTCGCGGTGCAGTATTGCGCCAGGCGGCAGAGGGCACGACCCTGCTGCTGGACCTCAGTGGCCCGATACCCGCCCGCACTTTCACCCTCGAAGCGCCGCCGCGGCTGGTTCTTGACCTGCAAGGCGCGGGGCTGGCGACTTCGCTTGATGGGCTGGCCCTCAAGGGCACGCCAATCAAGGCAATTCGCAGTGCAGCGACTGCAGACGGCGGCTTGCGCATTGTGCTGGACCTGCGCTCACCGGGGATTTCCGGCGAGCTGCAGACGCTCGCCCGCGGTCGGCAGCTGGCCCTGCGTCTTGGCGGATTGCCAGTTGCGGCCGCAGTGCCGACGGGCAAGGCTGTCGGGAATAGGGCACCGCCGCAGGGGCGTGACCTGCTGATCGTCATCGACGCCGGTCACGGCGGCAAGGACCCTGGTGCAGTGGGCAGTGGCGGCGAGCAGGAAAAGCTCGTCGCACTGGCCATCGCCCGCCTGCTGGCGCGCCGCATCGATGCGCAGAAGGGCTTCAAGGCTCGCCTGGTGCGCAATCAGGACGTATTCATCCCGCTACGCAAACGTGCCGAAATGGCCCAGCGGCTGAACGCCGACCTGTTCATTTCCGTGCATGCCGACGCGGCGCCGAGGCGCACCGCATCCGGTGCCTCGGTGTTCGCCCTGTCCGAGCATGGCGCCACTTCGACCGTGGCGCGCTGGATGGCACAACGCGAGAACGATGCCGATTTCGTCGGGGTGTCCAGCGTGTTGAAAAAGCCACCCAAGGATCCGGTGGTGGCAGGCGTGCTGCTGGACATGTCGATGAATGCGACCATCTCCACCAGCCTGGACCTGGGGCATTCGGTGCTGGGCCAGCTCGAAGGCGTGGCCGGTTTGCACCAGGCCCGGGTGGAGCAGGCCGGTTTCGCGGTGCTCAAGTCGCCTAGCGTGCCTTCGATCCTGGTGGAAACTGGCTTCATGTCCAATGCCAGGGATTGCCAGCGGCTGCAGGATCCACGGCATCAGCGCAAGGTCGCCGAGGCGATTTTCGCCGGGCTCGACAAGCACTTCCGCCGGCGTGCCCCCGATGGCAGCTACCTGGCCGCGCTCGCCGCGTACCGCCTGGCCGAGCCTGGCGCCCAAGGCTGA
- a CDS encoding ABC transporter substrate-binding protein, with protein MKHVKRILGTGLSCLSLAMLAASPTLQAATPTLYLGMNGGTMERTYADKVLPAFEQANNVKVVIVPGTSADHLAKVQANSKKPQMHVVMLDDGIMYRAISMGLCSKLQPSEALSQIPQKARIKEEAVAVSLGVTGLAYNTRLFEKNGWAAPTSWGDLQDPRFKDKLVFQSLASSTFGLHGFLMYNRLQGGDESNVEPGFKAWPKQVGPNVLEYIASSAKISEMVQTDEAALFPLTPTQVTTLQAKGIPVAYAQPKEGAVVLNFAECVVANNDQPELAQKLAAYLLTPAAQAPALEEGDQIPSNPTTPTTERTRGQVEAMQQYQQSAVVVNWDEVNQQRPQWNARWSRSIER; from the coding sequence ATGAAGCACGTCAAACGTATTCTCGGCACCGGCTTGTCCTGCCTGTCACTGGCTATGCTCGCCGCCAGCCCCACGCTGCAGGCCGCCACCCCGACCCTGTACCTGGGCATGAACGGCGGCACCATGGAGCGTACCTACGCCGACAAGGTGCTGCCGGCCTTCGAGCAGGCGAACAACGTCAAGGTGGTGATCGTGCCCGGCACCTCGGCCGACCACCTGGCCAAGGTCCAGGCCAACAGCAAGAAGCCGCAGATGCATGTGGTGATGCTCGACGACGGCATCATGTACCGGGCCATCTCGATGGGGCTGTGCAGCAAGCTGCAGCCCAGCGAGGCCTTGTCGCAGATTCCGCAGAAGGCACGTATCAAGGAAGAAGCCGTAGCTGTCAGTCTCGGGGTCACGGGGCTGGCCTACAACACTCGGCTGTTCGAGAAGAACGGCTGGGCCGCACCAACCTCCTGGGGCGACCTGCAAGACCCGCGCTTCAAGGACAAACTGGTGTTCCAGTCGCTGGCCTCCTCGACCTTCGGCCTGCATGGCTTCCTGATGTACAACCGTTTGCAGGGCGGAGACGAAAGCAACGTCGAACCGGGCTTCAAGGCCTGGCCCAAGCAGGTCGGGCCAAACGTGCTGGAGTACATCGCCAGTTCGGCGAAGATCTCCGAGATGGTGCAGACCGACGAAGCCGCGCTGTTCCCGCTGACGCCCACCCAGGTCACCACCCTGCAGGCCAAGGGCATCCCGGTGGCCTACGCCCAGCCCAAGGAAGGAGCGGTGGTGCTGAATTTCGCCGAATGCGTGGTAGCCAACAACGACCAGCCGGAGCTGGCGCAGAAGCTCGCCGCCTACCTGCTGACGCCTGCGGCCCAGGCCCCGGCGCTGGAGGAAGGCGACCAGATTCCGTCCAACCCCACGACCCCGACCACCGAGCGCACGCGCGGCCAGGTCGAGGCGATGCAGCAGTACCAGCAGAGCGCCGTGGTGGTGAACTGGGACGAGGTCAACCAGCAGCGACCGCAGTGGAACGCGCGCTGGAGTCGGTCAATCGAGCGATAG
- a CDS encoding NAD(P)/FAD-dependent oxidoreductase → MNAVVIVGAGPAGIRAAQTLVEHGIRPVLIDEASQGGGQIYRRQPANFTRPARQLYGFEARKASALHQTLDQLAGHIDYRPGTLVWNAEHGALDTLRDGHAAHLPYQRLIIATGATDRVLPVPGWTLPGVYTLGAAQIALKHQGCAIGERVLFCGSGPLLYLVAYQYAKAGAKVLGVLDSAPFSAQCRALPELLEQPATLGKGLYYRAWLSAHGVPVHHGATLERIEGEQQVQRALWRKGDQLHDTECDALAFAHALRSETQLADLLGCAFDWNTLNRAWLPRRDEAGRSSQHDVYLAGDGAGIMGADAAEMAGERAALALLQDLGQSVDLQRCRTLEKRLTRIGRFREGLEAAFPFPERWAEQAADDLVVCRCEEISVGELRAVVGEGHWEINRVKAHCRVGMGRCQGRMCGAAAAEIIASCSGKALHEVGRLRAQAPIKPLPFGVERDA, encoded by the coding sequence ATGAACGCCGTGGTGATCGTCGGTGCCGGCCCCGCCGGGATCCGCGCCGCGCAGACGCTGGTGGAGCACGGTATACGTCCAGTCCTGATCGACGAAGCGAGCCAGGGCGGCGGGCAGATCTATCGCCGCCAACCGGCCAACTTCACGCGACCGGCGCGCCAGCTCTACGGTTTCGAGGCTCGCAAGGCCAGCGCGCTGCACCAGACCCTCGACCAGCTCGCCGGGCACATCGACTATCGCCCCGGCACCCTGGTGTGGAACGCCGAACACGGCGCCCTGGACACCCTGCGTGACGGCCATGCCGCGCACCTGCCTTACCAGCGCCTGATCATCGCCACCGGCGCCACCGACCGGGTGCTGCCGGTGCCGGGCTGGACGCTACCCGGGGTTTACACCCTGGGAGCTGCGCAGATCGCGCTCAAGCATCAGGGCTGCGCCATTGGCGAGCGCGTGCTGTTTTGCGGCAGCGGGCCATTGCTTTACCTGGTGGCCTATCAGTACGCCAAGGCCGGCGCCAAGGTCCTCGGCGTGCTCGACAGCGCGCCCTTCAGCGCCCAGTGCCGCGCCCTGCCTGAACTGCTGGAGCAACCGGCAACCCTGGGCAAGGGCCTGTACTACCGCGCCTGGCTCAGCGCCCATGGCGTGCCGGTGCACCACGGCGCGACGCTGGAACGCATCGAAGGCGAGCAACAGGTGCAACGGGCGTTGTGGCGCAAGGGCGACCAGCTTCATGACACCGAATGCGATGCGCTGGCCTTCGCCCATGCGCTGCGCAGCGAAACGCAGCTGGCCGACCTGCTCGGCTGTGCATTCGACTGGAATACGCTCAACCGCGCCTGGTTGCCGCGCCGCGACGAGGCCGGGCGCAGCAGCCAGCATGATGTCTACCTGGCCGGCGATGGCGCCGGGATCATGGGCGCCGATGCCGCCGAAATGGCCGGCGAACGCGCCGCCCTGGCGCTGCTGCAGGACCTCGGCCAAAGCGTCGATCTCCAGCGCTGCCGCACCCTGGAAAAACGCCTGACACGCATTGGCCGCTTCCGTGAAGGGCTGGAAGCCGCCTTCCCCTTCCCCGAGCGCTGGGCCGAACAGGCAGCGGATGATCTGGTGGTGTGCCGCTGTGAAGAGATCAGCGTCGGCGAGCTGCGCGCCGTGGTCGGCGAAGGCCATTGGGAGATCAACCGGGTCAAGGCTCACTGCCGGGTCGGCATGGGCCGCTGCCAGGGCCGCATGTGCGGCGCGGCAGCTGCGGAAATCATCGCCAGTTGCAGCGGCAAGGCTCTGCACGAGGTCGGCCGCCTGCGCGCCCAGGCACCGATCAAACCCCTGCCCTTCGGCGTGGAGCGTGACGCATGA
- the pal gene encoding peptidoglycan-associated lipoprotein Pal, translating to MEMLKFGKFAALALAMAVAVGCSSKGGDNAGEGAVDPNAGYGANTGAVDGSLSEEAALRAITTFYFEYDSSDLKPEAMRALDVHAKDLKANGNRVVLEGNTDERGTREYNMALGERRAKAVQRYLVLQGVSPAQLELVSYGEERPVATGNDEQSWAQNRRVELRK from the coding sequence ATGGAAATGCTGAAGTTTGGTAAATTCGCTGCGCTGGCTCTGGCCATGGCCGTAGCTGTAGGTTGCTCCTCCAAGGGCGGTGACAACGCTGGCGAAGGCGCTGTTGACCCGAACGCTGGCTACGGTGCAAACACCGGCGCTGTCGACGGTTCCCTGAGCGAAGAAGCCGCCCTGCGCGCAATCACCACCTTCTACTTCGAATACGACAGCTCGGATCTGAAGCCAGAAGCCATGCGCGCCCTGGACGTTCACGCCAAGGACCTGAAAGCCAACGGCAACCGCGTTGTTCTGGAAGGTAACACCGACGAGCGCGGTACCCGCGAGTACAACATGGCTCTGGGCGAGCGTCGTGCCAAGGCCGTTCAGCGCTACCTGGTTCTGCAGGGCGTTTCCCCTGCTCAGCTGGAACTGGTTTCCTACGGCGAAGAGCGTCCAGTTGCTACCGGCAACGACGAGCAGTCCTGGGCTCAGAACCGTCGCGTAGAACTGCGTAAGTAA
- a CDS encoding NAD(P)/FAD-dependent oxidoreductase, whose amino-acid sequence MSPWIDSEVIVMGAGIVGASAALALARRGRSLTLLERGFCGAQSSGVNYGGVRRQGRSLAQLPLSQRAHQIWGELPALIGIDGEYLRSGHLKLARSEADFVALQAYEAASRDHGLDLQLLDRSTLRARYPWVGEIAVGASYCADDGHANPRLVSPAFTRAARQKGARVIEQAGDSRVEHDGQRFILHTQSGLRLRAPWLLNCAGAWAADLAAQFGEPVPMESGHPAMLVTEPLPWVMNASTGVEGGGIYARQVARGNCVLGGGRGFALDAYRARPGQSAVLAILRNAVELYPFLAGAQAIRTWSGTEGYLPDHEPVIGASTTQPGLLHGFGFAGAGFQIGPAVGEALAELVCDGASGQPIEAFSIRRFQVRHDLACNH is encoded by the coding sequence ATGAGCCCGTGGATCGACTCGGAGGTGATCGTCATGGGGGCCGGTATCGTCGGCGCCTCGGCGGCGCTTGCCCTGGCCCGGCGTGGCCGTTCGCTGACCTTGCTGGAACGTGGCTTCTGCGGCGCCCAATCCAGCGGTGTCAACTACGGCGGCGTGCGCCGCCAGGGGCGCAGCCTGGCACAATTGCCGTTGTCGCAGCGGGCGCACCAGATCTGGGGCGAACTGCCTGCGCTGATCGGCATCGATGGCGAGTACCTGCGCTCCGGGCACCTGAAACTGGCGCGCAGCGAAGCCGACTTCGTCGCGCTGCAAGCCTATGAAGCGGCCAGCCGCGACCATGGCCTGGACCTGCAACTGCTCGACCGCAGCACCTTGCGCGCCCGCTACCCCTGGGTCGGCGAGATCGCCGTCGGCGCCTCGTACTGCGCCGACGATGGCCACGCCAACCCGCGCCTGGTCTCCCCCGCATTCACCCGCGCCGCCCGCCAGAAAGGCGCACGGGTCATCGAGCAGGCCGGCGACAGCCGTGTCGAGCACGATGGCCAGCGCTTCATCCTGCACACCCAGAGCGGCTTGCGCCTGCGCGCGCCGTGGCTGCTCAATTGTGCCGGTGCCTGGGCCGCCGACCTGGCGGCGCAGTTCGGCGAGCCGGTACCGATGGAGTCTGGTCACCCGGCGATGCTGGTCACCGAACCCTTGCCCTGGGTGATGAATGCCAGCACCGGTGTCGAGGGCGGCGGCATCTATGCCCGCCAGGTCGCCCGCGGCAATTGCGTGCTCGGCGGCGGGCGTGGCTTCGCACTGGACGCCTACCGCGCTCGCCCAGGGCAATCAGCGGTGCTGGCGATCCTGCGCAACGCCGTCGAACTCTACCCCTTTCTGGCCGGTGCCCAGGCGATCCGCACCTGGAGCGGCACCGAGGGCTACCTGCCCGACCACGAGCCGGTGATCGGCGCCAGCACCACCCAACCCGGCCTGCTGCATGGCTTCGGCTTTGCCGGAGCGGGCTTCCAGATCGGCCCGGCAGTCGGCGAGGCGCTGGCCGAGCTGGTCTGCGACGGCGCCAGCGGCCAGCCGATCGAGGCATTTTCCATCCGTCGTTTCCAGGTCCGTCACGACCTGGCCTGTAACCACTAA
- a CDS encoding glycosyltransferase family 2 protein encodes MTQGCTSTTEAPLISVVAPCYNAEKYLEAALASIFAQDYPNFEVIIVDDGSSDRSVEMLRALQSTYDFTLLTQANQGVSGALNTGLQHARGVYVSTPDLDDIMLPNSLSVRAAYLDAHPKVGCVGALIVYMDTEGRDTKVQHRTEIKTFDFAEILRDAVVVGAPGSLYRMEAMRAADFYDPAIKVQDFQMTLRIAAQGYEIHELPVCVTRYRRHPNNLSRKFKVLLEADLKAIAPYQQYSGYARGRSVLLHKALKYAVVADKAYAWDLLRSIPLRHYNKTTLKRIKRLMFHR; translated from the coding sequence ATGACGCAAGGATGTACTTCCACCACTGAGGCACCGTTGATCTCGGTCGTCGCCCCCTGCTACAACGCCGAAAAGTACCTGGAGGCGGCCCTGGCGAGCATCTTTGCCCAGGACTACCCGAACTTCGAAGTCATCATCGTCGACGACGGCTCCAGCGACCGAAGCGTGGAGATGCTGCGCGCGTTGCAGTCGACCTACGATTTCACCCTGCTGACCCAGGCCAACCAAGGGGTCAGCGGCGCGCTCAATACCGGTCTGCAGCATGCTCGCGGGGTCTATGTCTCGACCCCCGATCTCGACGACATCATGCTGCCGAACTCCCTGAGTGTCCGCGCCGCCTATCTGGACGCCCACCCGAAGGTCGGTTGCGTCGGTGCGTTGATCGTCTACATGGACACCGAAGGCCGCGACACCAAGGTGCAGCATCGCACCGAAATCAAGACCTTCGATTTTGCCGAGATCCTGCGTGACGCCGTCGTCGTCGGCGCGCCAGGCTCGCTGTACCGGATGGAGGCGATGCGCGCGGCTGATTTCTACGATCCGGCCATCAAGGTCCAGGATTTCCAGATGACCTTGCGCATTGCCGCCCAGGGTTACGAGATCCACGAACTGCCGGTGTGCGTCACCCGCTACCGCCGCCACCCCAACAACCTGTCGCGCAAGTTCAAGGTGTTGCTGGAGGCTGATCTCAAGGCCATCGCCCCCTACCAGCAGTATTCGGGTTATGCCCGTGGGCGCTCGGTGCTGTTGCACAAGGCGCTCAAGTACGCCGTGGTTGCCGACAAGGCCTATGCCTGGGATCTGCTGCGCAGCATTCCCCTGCGCCACTACAACAAGACCACCCTCAAGCGCATCAAGCGCCTGATGTTCCACCGTTGA